One genomic window of Desmospora activa DSM 45169 includes the following:
- a CDS encoding LutB/LldF family L-lactate oxidation iron-sulfur protein: protein MSLKIGEKKFFPRVDDGLDNHFMRGAVRAAQDRLGERKQSATDELGDWEEWRSLGEAIRAHTLANLDYYLEELGDNVAKAGGHVFFAETAEEASDYIRRVVKEKQGRKIVKSKSMVTEEIGLNTALQAMGCDVVETDLGEYILQLDDCDPPSHIVAPVLHKNREQIREVFQQKRGYTNSSQPEELAAFAREQLRQEFLTADIGITGCNFAVAESGSVTLVTNEGNGRLCTTLPQTQITVMGMERIVPTWEELDIMVSLLCRAAVGQKLTSYVTGLTGVKAEGETDGPQEFHLVIVDNGRSDILGTEFQSVLHCIRCAACINVCPVYRHIGGHAYGSIYPGPIGAVLSPLLGGYDDYKELPYASSLCAACTEACPVKIPLHEHLVRHRRRIVEEENRSSFGERLAMKGFGLAASHPGFYEMATKAAPRVMSFFSEENVIKKGPGPLQAWTKSRDLPAPKRESFRQWFKKRQKKDEQP, encoded by the coding sequence ATGTCGCTGAAAATTGGTGAAAAGAAATTCTTCCCACGGGTGGATGATGGCTTGGATAATCATTTTATGCGGGGGGCAGTCCGAGCCGCCCAAGATCGCCTCGGGGAACGGAAACAATCGGCCACGGATGAACTGGGCGATTGGGAGGAATGGAGAAGTCTGGGTGAAGCAATTCGTGCCCATACATTAGCAAACTTGGATTATTACTTGGAGGAACTGGGCGACAACGTCGCAAAAGCGGGGGGACACGTTTTTTTCGCTGAAACGGCGGAAGAGGCCAGCGATTATATTCGCCGTGTCGTGAAGGAGAAACAAGGGAGAAAAATTGTTAAATCCAAGTCGATGGTAACGGAGGAGATCGGACTTAACACCGCGTTACAAGCGATGGGATGCGATGTGGTGGAAACGGATCTGGGAGAATATATTTTGCAGCTGGATGATTGTGATCCTCCTTCCCATATTGTCGCCCCTGTTCTGCACAAAAATCGAGAGCAGATTCGGGAGGTTTTTCAGCAAAAACGGGGATATACGAACTCATCCCAACCGGAGGAGCTAGCCGCCTTCGCCCGAGAGCAGCTGCGTCAGGAATTTTTGACGGCGGATATCGGCATCACCGGATGCAACTTTGCTGTGGCTGAATCAGGCTCTGTCACACTGGTGACCAATGAAGGGAACGGTCGTCTCTGTACCACTCTTCCCCAAACCCAGATTACCGTGATGGGTATGGAACGGATCGTCCCCACCTGGGAGGAGCTGGATATCATGGTGAGCCTCCTCTGCCGCGCTGCTGTCGGTCAGAAACTGACCAGCTATGTGACCGGACTGACAGGGGTGAAGGCTGAAGGGGAGACAGATGGTCCGCAGGAGTTTCACCTCGTTATTGTAGACAATGGACGCTCGGATATCCTGGGGACGGAGTTTCAAAGTGTACTTCATTGCATTCGCTGTGCGGCTTGTATCAATGTTTGCCCGGTTTATCGACACATTGGAGGGCATGCCTATGGCTCGATCTATCCAGGGCCGATCGGGGCCGTGCTGTCGCCGCTGTTGGGCGGGTATGACGACTATAAAGAGCTTCCCTATGCATCCAGCCTGTGTGCGGCGTGTACGGAAGCATGTCCGGTAAAAATTCCGCTGCATGAACATCTAGTTCGGCATCGTCGCCGTATCGTGGAAGAAGAAAATCGCTCTTCCTTTGGCGAGCGTTTGGCGATGAAGGGATTTGGACTCGCTGCCAGCCACCCCGGTTTCTATGAGATGGCGACAAAAGCGGCACCACGGGTGATGTCCTTTTTCAGCGAGGAAAATGTAATCAAAAAAGGCCCCGGTCCACTGCAAGCATGGACAAAGAGCCGCGATTTGCCTGCACCGAAGCGCGAATCTTTTCGTCAATGGTTTAAAAAGCGGCAAAAAAAGGATGAGCAACCATGA
- a CDS encoding LutC/YkgG family protein, whose protein sequence is MNMDKRERFLNRIADKLGRERRREVNRPAWSYTPQWNRMAGFDQKRLTAVLAEQCDRIHTTCILSTADKLPQVLAEAIPVSAQRIVTWDDPRFAEYGLSDYFQEAQTRGDWDVHRWDPARGEENIHIAERADVGITFSDITLAESGTVVLFSGDGKGRSVSLLPHTYIAIIPQSTIVPRMSHATREIHQRVERGEIIPSCINFISGPSNSADIEMNLVVGVHGPVRATYIVVEDR, encoded by the coding sequence ATGAATATGGATAAGCGGGAGCGATTTCTCAATCGGATTGCCGACAAATTGGGGCGGGAGCGCAGACGGGAAGTAAACCGTCCCGCGTGGTCGTATACTCCGCAGTGGAATCGGATGGCGGGATTCGACCAAAAACGGTTAACCGCTGTCTTGGCGGAGCAGTGTGACCGAATTCATACTACATGTATACTTTCAACTGCCGACAAGCTACCGCAAGTGTTGGCGGAAGCAATCCCCGTTTCTGCGCAGAGGATCGTTACCTGGGATGATCCCCGTTTTGCCGAATATGGACTAAGTGACTATTTTCAGGAGGCACAAACGCGGGGCGATTGGGATGTACATCGATGGGATCCCGCTCGTGGTGAGGAAAATATTCATATCGCCGAGCGCGCTGATGTAGGGATCACTTTTAGTGATATCACCCTGGCCGAGTCGGGAACGGTCGTCTTGTTTAGCGGTGACGGCAAAGGAAGATCCGTCAGTTTACTTCCCCATACGTATATCGCCATTATCCCTCAATCGACCATCGTTCCCCGCATGTCTCACGCCACCCGCGAAATTCACCAACGCGTAGAACGCGGAGAGATAATTCCCTCTTGTATCAACTTTATCTCCGGCCCCAGCAACAGCGCCGATATTGAGATGAATCTGGTAGTGGGTGTACATGGGCCTGTACGAGCGACGTATATTGTGGTGGAGGATCGGTGA
- a CDS encoding (Fe-S)-binding protein, which yields MKVSLFITCLGDCFYPDVGKDTVHVLERFGCEVDFPLAQTCCGQVAYNSGYHKEAKEAAKHMIHTFAHADYVVAPSGSCAAMFHEYEQLFQEEEWKEKARVLAVKTYELTQFLVEVLQVKEVGAELNAKAVYHQSCHMARLLKVKDAPLTLLRQVKGLEVVPFADADVCCGFGGTFAVKMAPIAEQMVEEKVQHMVDTDAAIVIGSDSGCLLNIGGWINRQGKPMQVVHIAQVLNSR from the coding sequence ATGAAAGTTTCCTTATTTATCACTTGTCTGGGTGATTGCTTTTATCCCGATGTAGGCAAGGATACCGTCCATGTGTTGGAACGATTCGGTTGTGAGGTGGACTTTCCCTTGGCGCAAACATGTTGTGGGCAGGTCGCATATAACAGCGGTTATCACAAGGAAGCGAAGGAAGCGGCGAAACATATGATTCACACTTTTGCCCATGCTGACTATGTGGTGGCTCCGTCCGGGTCCTGTGCAGCGATGTTTCATGAGTATGAGCAGTTATTCCAGGAAGAGGAGTGGAAGGAAAAAGCTCGTGTTCTCGCCGTCAAAACGTATGAATTGACGCAGTTTCTGGTTGAGGTGTTACAGGTGAAAGAGGTGGGAGCCGAACTAAATGCCAAAGCGGTTTACCACCAATCCTGTCATATGGCGCGACTGCTCAAGGTGAAAGATGCACCATTGACACTGTTGCGCCAGGTGAAGGGGTTGGAGGTGGTTCCGTTTGCCGATGCTGATGTTTGCTGTGGTTTTGGCGGTACCTTTGCCGTTAAGATGGCGCCGATCGCTGAACAGATGGTAGAAGAAAAAGTACAGCATATGGTAGATACCGATGCAGCGATTGTTATCGGCAGTGACAGCGGATGTTTGCTCAATATCGGTGGGTGGATCAATCGTCAGGGAAAACCGATGCAAGTGGTGCATATCGCCCAAGTTCTCAACAGTCGCTAA
- a CDS encoding sugar phosphate isomerase/epimerase family protein, producing MTTLGLQLYSVREEAERNLLGTLAQVAAMGYEAVQFAGFFGIAAGDIRETLDANGLKRAGSHIPIDQWAQVDEIFSYHDQIGNPLLICPYLPEEMRQSADDYHRLAERFNAIGRQCHNAGFQFAYHHHDFEFQVFDDTTGFEILFNETDPAWVKLELDVYWVHYTGRKAATLMDQYADRLVSLHLKDLKQTVNNTVSTEVGAGQLDFPTIIEKGKERGVEWFTVEQEHFTEVPLVHVERSVKHLRTMV from the coding sequence TTGACGACGCTGGGATTACAACTGTACTCCGTCCGGGAGGAAGCGGAACGCAACTTATTGGGCACTCTAGCCCAAGTAGCGGCAATGGGATATGAAGCCGTCCAGTTTGCCGGCTTTTTCGGCATAGCGGCGGGGGACATCCGCGAAACCCTTGACGCAAACGGGTTAAAGCGGGCGGGTAGCCATATTCCCATCGATCAATGGGCGCAGGTGGATGAGATATTTTCCTACCACGATCAAATCGGCAACCCCTTGTTGATCTGCCCCTACCTGCCGGAGGAGATGCGACAAAGCGCAGACGACTACCATCGCCTGGCCGAGCGCTTTAACGCCATCGGTAGACAATGCCACAACGCAGGCTTCCAATTTGCTTACCACCATCATGATTTTGAATTTCAAGTCTTTGATGATACCACTGGATTTGAAATTCTGTTTAATGAAACCGACCCCGCATGGGTGAAGCTGGAGTTGGATGTCTACTGGGTCCATTACACCGGCCGTAAAGCCGCTACACTGATGGATCAATACGCCGACCGCCTCGTCTCCCTTCATCTCAAGGATCTAAAACAGACCGTCAACAACACGGTCAGCACTGAAGTGGGGGCGGGTCAACTCGATTTCCCTACCATCATTGAGAAAGGCAAAGAACGAGGAGTCGAATGGTTCACCGTGGAGCAGGAGCACTTTACCGAAGTCCCGCTGGTTCATGTGGAGCGAAGTGTGAAACATTTGCGGACAATGGTATAG
- the cobS gene encoding adenosylcobinamide-GDP ribazoletransferase, with protein sequence MNAFFTALSYLTRIPAPISTERDDWVKSPCHYPLVGLILGGVLLIFDLAVSSLFPSLVRGALLTVLWIYLTRGIHLDGLMDTADGFGSNGSLERTLEVMRDSRVGSMGVMAAFSVLLLKFSVLASLATDAIWIALVAAPVAGRLALILSIRLFPYAKKDEIGLGMKKNLTMRPLIYALIVGVGVLFLTTGWFGSLLLAGTLAVVWIMGEMSRGRLRGMTNDTYGATVEITEVVVLLLCLWYGGARL encoded by the coding sequence ATGAACGCGTTTTTTACGGCCTTATCATACTTAACGCGAATACCGGCGCCTATATCGACCGAACGGGATGATTGGGTGAAAAGTCCTTGTCATTACCCGTTAGTGGGATTGATTTTGGGCGGAGTGTTGTTGATTTTTGACTTAGCGGTTTCAAGTTTGTTTCCATCCCTGGTCAGAGGAGCACTACTAACCGTGCTATGGATTTATTTGACAAGAGGCATCCATTTAGACGGCTTAATGGATACCGCCGATGGCTTTGGATCCAATGGAAGCTTGGAGCGCACCTTGGAAGTGATGAGAGATAGCCGCGTCGGATCGATGGGGGTTATGGCCGCTTTTTCTGTACTTCTGTTGAAGTTTAGTGTGTTGGCTTCTCTGGCCACAGACGCGATCTGGATCGCCTTGGTGGCTGCACCGGTGGCGGGAAGGTTGGCCTTGATCTTGTCGATTCGCCTGTTTCCATATGCCAAAAAAGATGAGATCGGTCTGGGGATGAAAAAGAATCTCACCATGAGGCCGTTGATTTATGCGCTAATCGTTGGTGTTGGTGTATTGTTTTTGACCACCGGCTGGTTTGGTTCTCTTCTGTTGGCGGGTACGCTGGCCGTTGTCTGGATTATGGGTGAAATGTCCCGCGGTCGCCTGCGCGGTATGACCAACGATACCTATGGCGCAACGGTGGAAATCACCGAAGTGGTGGTGCTGCTCCTGTGTCTATGGTACGGGGGCGCTCGTTTATGA